The genome window AAGTTAAAGTAAATTTAGAAGGTACTCAGTCTCGTTTAGTACTTGAAGTTGCAGCTCACTTAGGTGACGGTCGTGTTAGAACGATTGCAATGGATATGAGTGAGGGTCTTGTACGCGGTATGGATGCCGTTGCAACAGGTGCGCCTATTAAAGTTCCGGTTGGAGAGAAAGTACTAGGTCGTATTTTCAATGTAATCGGTGAAACAATCGATAACGGAGATCAGATATCAGATGCTCCTATGTGGTCGATTCACCGTGAGCCTCCAAAGTTGGTTGAGCAGTCTACTGCAACAGAGATGTTTGAGACTGGTATTAAAGTTGTTGACTTATTAGCACCGTACTCTAAGGGTGGTAAAGTTGGACTATTCGGCGGTGCCGGCGTAGGTAAAACGGTTATCATTATGGAATTAATCCACAATGTTGCAATGGGTCATGACGGTCTGTCGGTATTTGCAGGTGTCGGTGAGAGAACTCGTGAAGGTAACGACCTTTACCACGAGATGAAAGAGTCTAATGTTTTGGATAAAGTTGCACTGTGCTACGGACAAATGAGTGAGCCGCCGGGTGCGCGTAACCGTATTGCTTTAACGGGTCTTACAATGGCTGAATACTTTAGAGATGAAAAAGGTCTTGATGTATTAATGTTCGTTGATAATATCTTCCGTTTTGCTCAATCAGGTTCTGAAATGTCAGCACTTCTTGGTCGTATCCCCTCAGCTGTTGGTTATCAACCGACATTAGCTCGTGAGATGGGTGCTCTTCAAGATCGTATTACATCGACTAAAAACGGTTCAATTACATCTGTTCAAGCTGTTTATGTACCTGCGGACGACTTAACTGACCCAGCTCCTGCTTCAGTTTTCGCTCACTTAGATGCAACGACGGTTCTTAACCGTAAAATTGCTGAAAAAGGTATCTATCCTGCAGTTGATCCACTTGATTCATCTTCAAGATTACTTGATCCGCAAATTTTAGGTCAAGAGCATTACAGTGTTGCTCGCGGTGTTCAACAAACACTTCAAAAGTACAAAGATTTACAAGATATTATTGCAATTCTTGGTATGGATGAGCTTTCTGAAGATGACAAAAATACTGTTGAGAGAGCTCGTAAAATCGAGAAATTCTTATCACAACCATTTTTCGTTGCTGAAGTATTCACGGGTTCACCTGGTAAATATGTATCTTTAGCGGATACCATTAAGGGCTTTAAAATGATTCTTAGCGGTGAATGTGACCATATGCCGGAAGGTTCTTTCTACATGGTTGGTGGTATAGATGAGGCGATTGAAAAAGCTCAAAAAATGAAGTAATTCATAAAGGACTGACATGGATAAGTTAAAACTTGAAATCCTGACTCCTAACGGCATTATCTATAATGGTGAAGCCCTTAGCGTAACTCTTCCGGGTGAAGAGGGAGAGTTTGGTGTTCTGGCAGAACACTCTTCTTTAACTACACTGCTTGAAGCAGGTGTAATTGATATAGAGAAAGAGGATAAATCAGTCGAATCAGTTCTTATCAATTGGGGCGTAGTCCAAGTTGATGAGAAAAAAGTTATTGTATTGGTTGAAGGTGCCGTAGCGATTCGCGGAGATAGTGAAAGTGCTGTTGCAAAAGCTCTTGGTGACGCTAAAGAACTTATTGAATCTATTAAAGATAACAATCCTGCGATTGCATCTGTTACTGCTAGACTTGAGTCGGCAGCTCAGAATTTAATATAAAATATATGATTAACCAATTAATTGATTTTTACCTCAAAAGTCACCCTGTTACTTTGGGTGTCTTGGCTCTTTTAGCACTCTACTTTATAGTGCTAAATTGGGTTTTTTACTACCGATATCTTTCTCTTGCTAGTTGGCTTGAAATTGAAAACAGATCTCTTGAGAGCGTTTTAATGGGATCTACGACTGTGAGTCCGCAATCTTATTTAAGCAATTTTTTGAAAAGCAGTTCAAATGTTTCGAAAGATATTTTGGCATTAGCTCAATTGGCTGCAACAAAAGATGCTACAAAAGGACTCTCTATTCTCTCAATTTTTGCATCTACAACGCCGTTTATCGGTTTGTTTGGAACCGTTGTTTCAATATTGGATACATTTACGCATATCGGTCAAAGCAGCGGCGGTATGTCTGTAATAGCGGGTGGTGTTTCTGATGCTCTTGTAGCAACTGCCGCAGGTATCTTTGTTGCTATTTTTTCATATACATATCACCAAATATTAAAAAGAAAATCATATGAGCTACTTAACTTTATAGAAATGCAAAGCGATGCTATAATGGCTCGAAGAGTGTAAATATGGCTTATAACTGGGATGAAAAACCTGAATTAAACATTACGCCACTTGTGGATGTAATGTTGGTTCTTTTAGCAATAATGATGGTTATTGCACCGAATATGATATATGAAGAGAAGATTAACCTTCCTCAAAGTTCAAAAACTAAAACATTATCTAAGATACCTCCGGTACATATTACAATTGATAAAGATAAAAAAGTAAAAATTAATAAAGATAATTTTGAGTTGGATGTGTCATTTCAAGATAATTTTTTTCTTTATTCAAAGAAACTTGATTTAAAAGCAACCGTACTTATCAGTGCGGATAAAAGTTTGGATTATGGTATAGTTATGTCCGTGCTTGCTGCTGTTAAGCGCGCAGGTTTCGTAGATGTTTCACTAGCTACTAATGGATAAAAACAGCTCCTATTTTTATATTAGTGGTTTTATATCACTATCTCTTTTTACAATATTTTCAGCTATTTTTCTTATGGCTATTGTTTTGTCGGATAAAGTAAAAGATTATGCGTTGCAAAAGGATAACTTTATATCAGTATCGGTTAACATGGTAGCGGCGCAATCAAGCGAAGTAAAAAAAACCGTAGATAAACCGGTGGAAAAAGAGAAAAAAGAAGTTCCTGTTATAGAGAAGGAACCTGAAAAAGAAACGGTTGCCAAGACAGAAAAAAAAGAGATAAATATTGATAATTTATTTAGTGAAGTAAAAACTAAAAGTATTAAAAAAGCAGATGAAAAAGTAATTGAAAAAGAAGATAAAAGAGTCGCACAAGAACTTTCTAAAAAAAGTACCAAATCGGATGAGACTAAAGTTGAATCAATAACAAGTAAGATTCAAAAAATAAATTCAGAAAACAAATCTGAAAAAGAGTCTAAAAAATCCAGCGGCAATGAAGTTAATGAATATTTGGCTAAAATTAAAGCTTTAGTTTATGAAAATTTTACGCCGCCTGAAAATAGTCAACACAAGGTTGTAAAAGCTGTTATAGAGCTTAATGCATTTGGAAAAGTTATTGATTTTAGAATCCTGACTTATTCAGACAGCACTGCTTTTAACAGCGAATGCGATAAAATAAAAGATAGGCTTAAAAGCGTCTTGTTTCCAAAAAACCCTGATAATAAATCGGGTGTATATGTAATAAATTTAATTTCAGAGGAGTAAACTTGAAAATAATCATTTCAATTTTATTGGTCATTTCGTCACTGTTTGCAAATGATGCTACTATAGATGTCATAAAAAAGGCAGGTAATCTTCCCTCAATTGCCGTTGAAGATTCATCTGCTAGTTATGATCAGTCATTTAAAGATAGATTTTTCAAATCAATCGTTGCCGATTTAAATGTTCTTGCTATTTTTAATGTTGACGGAAACTACAGAAAAGTTAGCTACGATGCAGGTAGCGTAGTAGTTGAAAACAAAGATATGAAGTATGTGTTACGATACAGAATAAGTGAAGGCGATAACGGTGCGTTTAATACGGATATTAAACTGATAAGCGACGGCAATATTGTTTTTAATAAAAACTATAGCGTAAATAATTCCAATATTTATATGTTTGTTTCCCACTCAATCGCATTTGATATAAATAAATTTATGGGCGAAGCTCCTGTTGAATGGATGAAGAGAAAAGTTATTTTCTCAAGAATGACCTCTCCTCAAAAAAGCGAATTGGTTATTTCTGATTATACGCTTACTTATCAGCATGTAATAGTAAAAGGCGGGTTTAATATATTTCCTAAGTGGGCAAATAAAGAGCAAACAGCTTTTTACTATAGTGCAATGGATGAAAGAAAGCCGACTTTAAAATATTTAGATATCAGAACAGGAAAAGTTCAAGTTATAAAATCGTCTGATGGGATGATGATTTGTTCTGATGTTAGCGATGATGGAAATAAATTATTGCTTACGATGGCTCCAAAAGGTCAGCCGGATGTTTATCTTTACGATGTAAATACAAAAAACTTAAAAGTTTTGACAAATTACGGCGGGATAGATGTCGGCGGGCAGTTTATGGGTAACGATAAAGTAGTGTTTGTATCTGATCGTTTAGGTTATCCTAATATTTTTTCTACAAATATAAATTCTAATAATGTTGAACAGATGGTTCACTACGGAAAAAGCAACGCTGCTTGCAGTGTGCATGGCGACTATATAGTTTATAAAGCAAGGGAAAGTTCAGAATCTTTTGGTAATAATACATTTAATTTACATCTTGTTTCCACAAAGACTGATTTTATCAGAAGGCTAACCGCAGTCGGTGTAAATGAATTTCCAAGGTTTTCGGTAGATGGTGATGCAATAATTTTTATTAAAAGTTATGAATCTCAAAGTTCAATTGGTATTATTAGACTAAATCATAATAAAAATTTTCTTTTCCCACTCAAATACGGCAAAGTTCAGTCAATTGATTGGTAAAGTTTAAAATATAATTTTTTTTTAATATTATTTAGGTATAATGCCGACAAATAAACTCTAAGGTAGAAAAAATGAGAAAAGTAGTAGTTTCAAGTGTATTTGCAGCGCTTTTAGTGTTAAGTGGATGTAGTGATAAAGAGCCAAAAGTAGAAGGCTTAGATAATGCAGCAGCAGGCAGCAAAGTAAGTTCAGCAGGCGAGGGTCTATCAGGTAAATCTCTTTCAAGCACAGAGTCTGAAAGCGATATCATGGCTCGTTTAGAAAAAGAGTTCAGTTCTGTATATTTTGATTTTGATAAATTCAACATCAGAGCTGATATGCAAAGCAATGTATCTAAAGATGCTTCTGTAGCAAAATCTCAAGCAAGCAAATATGCTATCAAGCTAGAGGGAAATTGTGATGAGTGGGGAAGTGATGAGTATAACTTCGCATTAGGATTAAAAAGAGCAAACACTGTTAAAAACGCTTTAGTTGCTGAAGGTGTTGATGCTAACCGTATCTCTATGGTAAGTTTAGGTGAAGGTAACCCTACATGTACTGATAAAACTAAAGAGTGCTGGGCTAAAAATCGTAGAGTTGAATTCAAACTTCTACCATAATTTATGAATAGTCGTAAAATAATTGCCTTATTGGCAGTAATCTTACCTCATTATTTAATCGGTGCCGAACCTTCTGCGTTTGGTGCCGGTGATTTAAATAATCCCAATCCATACGGTTTAACTTCAACTGAAGCAACCCTCCTAGAAACTAAAAAAAATCTTCAAAAAGTTGTTGTCAAAAGTAATACGCAAGCAAACGAATTTGATTCTCTAAGAGAGAGAGTTGACGGATTGCAAACAATTATTGAAAGTATGAATGCTTCAACACATGATAATAAGCTTAAAATTAAATCTTTAACAGATGAAAATTCTCGTAAAAATGAGTATGATAAGCGGGTTATAGAGTCTGTTCAAGTAAATAGCAAAGATATAGAGAAAATAAATCTTCAAATTGTTGAGATATCCAAGTTAATAGATGTAATAAATCGTTCTTATGTTAAAAAAGATGAATTTAATTCGTTAGTAAATGATGTAAATAAACTTAAAGATTTACTGGTAAAAGATTCAGGGAGCAAATCAAAGACAGCGGCCAAAGCTCAAGACACTAATTTGCCAAGTGCAGAAATTGAAAAAAAAGCTAAAGATCTTTATGATAAAAAACATTATGAAGAGTCAATGGAGCTATACAAGAGTCTCGCTGAAAAAAATTATAAACCTGCTCTTTCTCATTATATGGTTGGTGAAATAGAATATTATAAAAAGAGTTATTCCGATGCGATAGCATATTATAAAAAAAGTGCATCACTTAATGCTAAAGCGGATTATATGCCGGTTTTAATGCTTCATACTGCGATGTCTATGGAAAAAACAGGCGACAAAAAAAATGCAGAAGTTTTTTATGATGCAGTTATAGCGCAATATCCTAAGACTGAACATGCAAAAACTGCAAAAAGCAAACTCAATTCACTCAAATAAGTAGTATCAATTAATCGTAATTGATTTAATTATGATAAAATCGTAAAAAAATAAAAGGCATTAGAATTATGGCAATAGAAGCAAATCAAATAGTATCAATAGAATATGAAGTAAGCGACGGAGAAAAAGTTGTAGATAGCAATATTGGCGGTATGCCGTTAGTATTTATGTTTGGCAGAGGTCAGATAATTCCTGGATTGGAAAACGCGATAGCAAATATGGCAATCGGTCAAAAAGCGGAAGTTCTTGTTAAGGCAGAAGACGCTTACGGTGAATATAATGCAGAAGCTGTGCAAGAAGTTCCTTTAGACCAATTTGCCGGAATTGATTTAGAAGAAGGAATGAGTCTTTACGGTCAAGGTGAAGATGGCGGAACGGTTCAGGTTATCGTAAAAGAGATTGGTAATGAGAGCGTTATAATTGACTTCAATCACCCTTTATCAGGCAAAGATTTAGCTTTTGTAGTTTTAGTTAATAATATAAGAGAAGCATCTGCCGAAGAAGCAATGAGTGGAATTCCTATAGAAAATCTACAAGATGATTGTTGTAGTTCCGGTGGTGGCACTGGTTGTGGATGCTAGTTATGTAACTGCTTCTGTCTCTTCGGCACAAGCATTTAAAACGGCCACCCTTTTAAAAACACTAAATGTAAGCGCTCTTATAACGGGAGAAGTCGGTGTTGGAAAAAAAAGTTTGGCTCGTTACATTCTTCCGGATGCTCCGATGCTGGATGCATCCGACCACGATGAGTTATTAACAGCCTTGAGCGGCATTAGTAAAATCATTATCACTAATTTAGAAAATTCACCAAATATAAAAAAAATTTTAGATATTGTTAATAATAACAACATAAGGGTTGTTGCAACTGCGAAAAATGCATATTATAATGAATTTGCAGATAGACTCTTTAGTGTTAAATTTGATATTCCGTCTCTTAGAGAAAGACCGGAAGATGTTGAAGAGTTGGTACAAAAATTTATTAAAGAAGCTTCTTTGTTATTTTGCACAAAAGCGGAGTTTAAAATTAAAAACTTTAAACCTGATTTGAGTCAAAATTCAAACTCTTTAAGAAGACAAGTTATGATTCATTATTTGTTGCAAGATATAAATGAAAATGAATTGATGGATATATTTCAAAATTATCTTGCGAACAGATTGGGTTCAAATAGTGATTATAAAAATTTTCTGTATCTCTATGAAGTACCGTTAATTAAAGCCGGATTCAATAAATTTAAATCACAGCTTCAATTAGCGGATAGACTTGGACTAAATAGAAATACCTTAAGAAAAAAAATAGCAGATAATAGTAAATACTTATAAGGAATAAAAATGAAAAAGATAGCGATGATTTTTGCTGGACAAGGTTCGCAAGCAACCGGAATGGGAAAAGATTTTTTCGACAACACTGATATTGCCAAAGAGATGTTTGAAGAAGCCGGAAAGAGAGTCGGGCTAAAATTTGATGAGTTGATTTTCGGCGAGCATGAGTTGCTTGGTCAGACTGCATATACGCAGCCTTCAATACTTTTGATTCAGATGATAGCGTATCGTCTCTTTAAAGATAAGTGTCCTGATGTAAAAGCAGAACTATTTTTAGGTCACTCTTTGGGTGAATTTTCTGCTCTTTGCGCAAGCGGTGCGATTGACTATATAGATGCCGTTGAACTTGTTCATAGACGCGGTCAGCTTATGCAAGATGCTTGTGCTGATATTGAAGCCGGAATGATGGTTGTTATGGGACTTGATGATGAAGCGGTTGAGAGAATTTGCCAAGATGCACAAAAAGAGGGAAAAAAAGTTTGGCCTGCAAACTATAATCAAGACGGGCAGTTGGTAGTTGCGGGGATCAGATCGGATTTGGCATCGCTGGAACAGACATTTAAAGATGCGGGTGCAAAACGCGCACTTCTGCTTAATATGTCGGTTGCAAGTCATTGTGAGCTTTTATCTCCGGCACAGATTCCTCTAAAGAGTCTGATGGAGAGTATGATTAGCGAGAATTTTGAAGCTCCTGTTATCTCAAATGTAACTACGGCTCCATATGCAACCAAAAAAGAGGCAGTTGAACTTTTAACGGAACAGTTGGTTAAACCTGTTAAGTACAAGCAGTCTATTTTGGCAATTGCCGATGATGTTGATATTGCGATTGAGTTTGGAAACGGAGCGACTCTTAAAGGACTCAACAAAAGAATTGCGCCGAATTTAGAAACATACACTATCTCGGATATGAAATCATTGCTTGAAGTTGTAGAGCAGATTTGTAAATAATATGAGAGTTACTCTGGCTCAAACGGCACCGAGGTTAAACCGCTCAAATCTGGCGGAGATTATTTCAATAGTTACTGCGTGTAAAGATGAGAGTGATTTGGTAGTTTTTCCGGAGTTGTCGTTAAACGGTTATATGCTTCAAGACAAACTCTTTGAGGACGCTTGGAATATTGATGAACTTGATGCTTTAAGAGATTTAAGTCTGAATATAGATATAGCAGTAGGTGCCGCCCTCAGAGACGGAAGCGATTTTAGAAATGCGGCGCTCTACTTCTCTAAAGGTAAGCTTTTATCAAAACACAATAAAGTCCATTTGCCTAATTACGGAATGTTTGAAGAGGCTAGATACTTCAAATCAGGGGAAATTTTTGAGAGTTTTTCAAGTAAACTCGGAAAAGTATCTATGGCGGTTTGTGAGGATCTTTGGCATAGCAGCACTTACGAGAAATTAAAGAAAAACAGTCCTGATTATATAATAGTGCTTGCTGCCTCTCCTGCACGCGGTTTTAGCGATAGCGGACTCTATATTGAAGATAAGTGGTATGAGATTATTAAAACGGTAGCGTCGGAGTGCAAAGCTAAACTTATATTTGTAAACAGAGTAGGTTTTGAAGACGGTCTCGGTTTTTGGGGCGGAAGCTGCATTGTTAATGAGAGTGCAGAGATTTTGCACAAGCTGCCTCGATATAAAAAAATAGTTAAAACATTTGAAATATAAGGAAATTTTATGAAAATTGCAATAATGGGTGCAATGCCCGAAGAGATCTCTCCGATACTCGAAAAACTAGGCTCATATAAGACAACCCAGTATGCAGGCAATAAATATTATGAGTCAACATATAGAGGTGTTGATTTGGTTGTTGCGTATAGTAAGATAGGAAAAGTCTTTTCTACTCTTACCGCTACAACTATGATTGAACATTTTGGGGCTGATAGATTGCTTTTTTCAGGTGTTGCGGGAGCGATATCTCCTACTCTTAAAGTGGGAGATTTGATAGTAGCTACAAAATTATCCCAACACGATTTGGATATTACCGCTTTTGGTCATCCGTACGGTTATGTTCCTGAGGGTGCGGTTTTTGTCGAAGCAGATAAAGAGATGATAGAGATGAGCAAAAAAGTGGCATCCGAGATGGGTAAAAGTGTTCAAGAAGGTATTATTGCCACGGGAGATCAGTTTGTAGCAAATGAAGAGCGAAAGAACTGGATAGGCAAAACATTCGGTGCGGATGCGCTTGAGATGGAGGGCGGAAGCGTTGCGGTTGTTTGCAGCGCTCTAAATATTCCATTTTTTATCCTTCGCGCTATAAGTGATGCAGCCGATATGGATGCAAGTTTTAGTTTTGATGAGTTTTTAGAGAGCAGTGCAAAAGAGAGTGCAGAGTTTATAATGAAAATGGTGCAGTCCATTATTGAGAACGCTAAATGAACAAAGTCTATTTAGCTACGCTAACGCTATGTTTTACTCAGCGTAAAGCTCTTGTTCAGACAAGCCGAGCTTAAAATGTCTATAAAAATATCTAAAAAAATTATGAGCAAGCTTGGCAAAACAAATGCCGAGTTTAACCTTATAGAAGAGGGCGATAAGATTTTAGTGGGACTGAGCGGCGGTAAAGATTCGCTTACATTGGTTCATGCACTAAAAGAGCAACAACGCCGCGCTCCGTTTAAGTTTGAGTTTATTGCCGTAACGGTTTCGTACGGTATGGGTGAAAACTATGATAAACTTAAAGCTCACTGCCAAGAGCATGGCATAGAATATGAGGTATACGATACCAATATCTATGATATTGCAGAAGATAAAATCAGAAAAAACTCCTCTTTTTGCAGTTTTTTCTCTCGTATGAGAAGAGGATCTCTATATAGTGCCGCCGAGAAATATGAGTGCAATAAAGTTGCACTCGGACATCACATGGATGATGCTGCGGAGAGTTTTTTTATGAACTTTATCTACAACGGGCAGCTAAGAAGTCTTGCTCCAAAGTATAAAGCGGACAGAGGAGTTACGGTTATTCGTCCTCTTATTCAGATGAGAGAGAGACAGTTAGAGGCATTTGCCCGTGAAAATGCCATAGAGACTATCGGTGATGAGGCGTGTCCGTCAATGAGATTTGATATAAAAATGCCACACGCCAGAGCGCACACAAAAGAGATGCTCTCTAAGATGGAAAAAGAGTTTCCGACGCTTTTTACCAGCTTAAATGCAGCATTTAAAAATATATCTACCGAGAGTTTTTTTGATAAAGAGTTGTTTCAACTCTAATTTTTTTTAAGGCGGCTTTATGTTAATGACTGTTATGGGTATTTATACTTTTTTTGTTCTTGTCTCAATATATACAAGCGTTATGCAGATAGGTTTTGTAAATCAGGTAAAAAGAGGCAAAGCGGTTCTTCTTTTGGATAATGATTTTATAAAAGCGGGAAACTACAGTGTGGCAAAAGAGAAGATGAGCATAGCGACTATGTTTGTCGACTATATCGCTTTTATAATGTGGATAGGTTTTGGAATAAAATTTTTGCAAAATAGTATATATTTTGAAAATGAAGCCTTTTTAAATATTGCAGTCGTTATGAGTTTTTTAGTGATTAACTCTATCGTCTCTTTGCCGTTTGGATACTATGAGAAGTTTGTGCTTGACGAGAAGTTCGGTTTTAACAAATCAACCAAAGCGCAGTGGATAAAAGATATGCTTATCTCGTTTGCAACTACTCTAATATTCGGCTCACTTGTAGTATGGGGTATTTATGCGATAATATCCAGTTTTGCTCTTTGGTGGCTTTGGAGTTTTGTCTTTATATTTGCGGTGGTTATTTTAATAAATATGCTGTATCCTACTTTTAGAGCTATGTTTTTTGACAAACTTACTCCTCTTCAAAATGAGGAGTTGGATGGTCAAATAAAGAGCTTAATGGATAAGACGGGCTTTGTAAGCGCAGGTGTTTTCATAAGCGATGCTAGCAAAAGAGATGCAAGACTAAATGCCTATTTCGGCGGGCTTGGCAAATCAAAAAGAGTCGTACTTTTTGATACTTTGATAGAAAAGCTAACCACAAAAGAGCTTTTGGCTGTTTTAGGACATGAACTTGGTCATTTTGCTCATAAAGATATATATAAAAATATTGCTATGATCGGCGTTATGCTTTTTGCGATGTTTGCCATTTTTGGGAATTTGCCTAACTCTTTATATGCGGAACTGGGAATTAGTCAATCTCCGTCTGTTTTGATGATTTTACTGCTTCTTTTTATGCCTGTTTTGGGATTTTTGATGATGCCTGTTATGGGAGTAGTCAGTCGTCATAATGAGTATGCGGCGGATAGAATGGGAAGTGAACTTGGCGGAAGCGGCGGAGCAG of Sulfurimonas sp. contains these proteins:
- a CDS encoding M48 family metallopeptidase, whose protein sequence is MLMTVMGIYTFFVLVSIYTSVMQIGFVNQVKRGKAVLLLDNDFIKAGNYSVAKEKMSIATMFVDYIAFIMWIGFGIKFLQNSIYFENEAFLNIAVVMSFLVINSIVSLPFGYYEKFVLDEKFGFNKSTKAQWIKDMLISFATTLIFGSLVVWGIYAIISSFALWWLWSFVFIFAVVILINMLYPTFRAMFFDKLTPLQNEELDGQIKSLMDKTGFVSAGVFISDASKRDARLNAYFGGLGKSKRVVLFDTLIEKLTTKELLAVLGHELGHFAHKDIYKNIAMIGVMLFAMFAIFGNLPNSLYAELGISQSPSVLMILLLLFMPVLGFLMMPVMGVVSRHNEYAADRMGSELGGSGGAVELANALKKLVNENKSFPLSHPLYIFFHYTHPPVLERLKELGVDVGNEDKSALGAICQADI